A window of Castanea sativa cultivar Marrone di Chiusa Pesio chromosome 1, ASM4071231v1 contains these coding sequences:
- the LOC142621617 gene encoding IAA-amino acid hydrolase ILR1-like 4, whose protein sequence is MGFSQWLSLTFIFHAFLSLPISSEPSLSPEALPQMPVNFLELAKRPEVFDWMVGIRRKIHENPELGFQEFETSKLIRAELDQMGIPYKYPVAETGVVGYIGTGSPPFVAIRADMDALAMQESVEWEHKSKVPGKMHACGHDAHVTMLLGAAKILQDHRHEIQGTVVLVFQPGEEGHGGAKKMLDDGVLENVDAIFGIHVSASQPIGAVASRPGPLLAGSGFFEAVISGKGGHAAIPQHTIDPILAASNVIVSLQHLVSREADPLDSQVVTVAKFQGGGAFNVIPDSVTIGGTFRAFSKESFIHLRQRIEEVITKQASVQRCNATVTFNNNDQPFFPVTVNNKDMHVHFQKVAGDILGTQNVLEMQPLMGSEDFSFFAEVIPGYFFFLGMKNETQGRFGSEHSSYFRVNEDALPYGAALHASLATTYIQEKQSKPNPPKGSSHDEL, encoded by the exons ATGGGTTTCTCCCAATGGCTCTCTTTGACTTTCATTTTTCATGCGTTCCTGTCTCTACCAATTTCTTCAGAGCCCTCTCTTAGCCCTGAAGCGTTGCCTCAAATGCCAGTCAACTTCCTTGAATTGGCTAAAAGACCGGAGGTTTTTGATTGGATGGTGGGTATTAGGAGGAAGATACATGAGAACCCTGAACTTGGGTTTCAGGAATTTGAGACCAGTAAGCTTATTAGAGCCGAGCTTGACCAGATGGGCATCCCTTACAAATACCCAGTTGCTGAAACTGGTGTTGTTGGATACATCGGAACTGGTTCACCTCCTTTTGTTGCAATCCGAGCGGATATGGATGCTCTTGCTATGCAG GAGAGTGTAGAGTGGGAGCACAAGAGTAAAGTACCTGGGAAGATGCACGCATGTGGCCATGATGCCCATGTTACCATGCTTCTTGGTGCTGCAAAGATTCTTCAAGATCATCGCCATGAGATACAG GGAACGGTTGTACTTGTTTTCCAACCAGGCGAGGAAGGACATGGGGGAGCAAAGAAAATGTTAGATGATGGAGTACTAGAGAATGTTGATGCCATCTTTGGGATACACGTTTCTGCTTCTCAACCTATTGGTGCAGTGGCGTCCAGACCTGGCCCTCTTTTGGCTGGGAGTGGTTTCTTTGAGGCGGTAATAAGTGGAAAGGGAGGGCATGCAGCCATTCCCCAGCACACAATTGACCCAATCTTAGCAGCTTCCAATGTAATTGTTAGTTTGCAACATCTTGTTTCACGTGAAGCTGATCCCTTGGATTCACAg GTAGTTACAGTTGCAAAATTCCAAGGAGGTGGTGCATTCAATGTTATTCCAGATTCTGTCACAATTGGTGGCACATTCAGGGCGTTTTCAAAGGAAAGCTTTATCCATCTTAGACAAAGAATTGAAGAG GTTATCACGAAACAAGCCAGCGTACAAAGGTGCAATGCAACTGTCACCTTCAATAATAATGATCAGCCCTTTTTCCCAGTGACTGTAAACAACAAAGATATGCATGTACACTTCCAAAAAGTTGCAGGTGACATACTGGGCACCCAGAACGTATTGGAAATGCAACCGCTGATGGGATCAGAAGACTTCTCATTCTTTGCAGAGGTGATTCCAGGATACTTCTTCTTTCTAGGGATGAAGAATGAGACTCAAGGAAGGTTTGGATCGGAGCATTCATCCTACTTCAGGGTCAATGAAGATGCGCTTCCATACGGAGcagcattacatgcatcattaGCCACAACATACATCCAGGAGAAACAATCCAAGCCTAATCCGCCAAAGGGAAGCTCTCATGATGAGCTGTGA